Proteins encoded within one genomic window of Rossellomorea vietnamensis:
- a CDS encoding peptidase, whose protein sequence is MDTHRLIKEKIEEKKKRTIKLLQRLVQEDSVRGNESKAQAIIIEKCRKLGLELDIWEIKETDIKHHPFYKCDRTNFKGNPNVVGVLKGTGGGKSLLLNGHIDVVPEGDRRDWIYDPYSGLIEDGKLYGRGATDMKGGSVALLLAIEVIQELNIPLKGDVIFQSVIEEESGGTGTLATLTRGYKADAVIIPEPTNMKIFPKQQGSMWFRLKVKGKSAHGGTRYEGVNAIEKAYKVIGVLQQLENARNEKVDDPLYRNIPIPLPVNIGRIESGKWPSSVPDTAIIEGRIGVGPWETLHEVEQEFTTVISKLRSIDPWFDEHPVEVEWFGGRWQPGNLPSDHELVHTLSLHAEQVMSSEPIIEASPWGTDGGILSQGGNMPVVIFGPGTTEVAHDANEYIELERVYQSAEIFSRFMIDWCNKPS, encoded by the coding sequence ATGGATACTCATCGCCTCATAAAAGAAAAAATAGAAGAAAAAAAGAAAAGGACGATAAAGCTTCTGCAAAGACTGGTCCAGGAAGATAGTGTCAGGGGAAACGAATCAAAGGCGCAGGCGATCATCATAGAGAAATGCAGAAAGCTTGGTTTGGAGCTGGACATTTGGGAAATAAAAGAAACGGATATAAAACATCATCCCTTTTACAAGTGCGACCGGACTAATTTTAAAGGGAATCCCAATGTGGTAGGGGTTTTAAAAGGCACAGGCGGCGGAAAGAGCCTTCTTTTAAATGGACATATCGATGTTGTACCGGAAGGGGATCGAAGAGATTGGATTTACGATCCCTATAGCGGACTCATCGAGGACGGGAAGCTTTACGGGCGGGGAGCAACGGATATGAAAGGCGGTTCGGTCGCTTTGCTGCTCGCCATCGAAGTGATACAGGAGTTGAATATTCCTTTAAAGGGAGATGTGATCTTTCAAAGTGTCATAGAAGAGGAAAGCGGGGGAACGGGTACCTTAGCCACATTGACTAGAGGCTATAAGGCGGATGCTGTCATCATTCCTGAGCCGACCAATATGAAGATCTTCCCTAAACAGCAAGGATCCATGTGGTTTCGCCTAAAGGTAAAAGGAAAATCTGCACACGGGGGAACGAGGTATGAAGGGGTAAATGCAATAGAGAAAGCATATAAGGTCATTGGAGTTCTTCAGCAATTGGAGAATGCACGAAACGAGAAGGTGGATGATCCATTGTATCGGAATATTCCCATCCCGTTACCCGTTAATATCGGAAGAATCGAAAGTGGGAAATGGCCATCTTCCGTTCCGGATACGGCTATCATTGAAGGCAGGATAGGAGTCGGACCCTGGGAGACACTCCATGAAGTCGAACAGGAATTCACAACCGTAATTTCCAAGCTGAGATCAATCGATCCATGGTTTGATGAACACCCTGTCGAGGTGGAATGGTTTGGCGGGCGCTGGCAGCCGGGCAACCTTCCAAGTGACCATGAATTAGTACACACCCTGTCGCTGCATGCTGAACAGGTAATGTCGTCTGAGCCGATCATTGAAGCCTCACCCTGGGGAACGGATGGGGGGATTTTGTCTCAAGGAGGCAATATGCCTGTGGTGATTTTTGGACCGGGAACAACTGAAGTGGCCCATGATGCAAATGAATACATCGAATTAGAGAGGGTTTACCAATCGGCTGAAATTTTTTCTCGATTTATGATCGATTGGTGTAATAAACCCTCATGA
- a CDS encoding YozE family protein gives MRKSFYHYLMKYRQPTAKDDITRFANSAYDDHSFPKQSGQYNEISSYLEMNGHYLESMSIFDMAWDQYQLEEKD, from the coding sequence ATGAGAAAATCCTTTTATCATTATTTGATGAAATACAGGCAACCTACTGCCAAGGATGATATCACCCGATTTGCGAATTCAGCTTATGATGATCACAGCTTTCCGAAACAGTCCGGGCAATACAATGAAATCAGCTCCTATCTCGAAATGAATGGACACTACCTTGAAAGCATGTCCATCTTCGACATGGCCTGGGACCAGTACCAATTAGAAGAAAAAGATTAA
- a CDS encoding DUF2515 domain-containing protein, translating into MGYSPFQVISNLFKPGKHTNMSPLLDVQAVYRLYREMKQEPVPDVYFPEEQALFKQIFIKVKKANVNNLTRTSSYLDIFKKHPELHWSFLAHMVSRNAGYHMTDIQNDLLSHVMSHTEQQSLFEFLERCNAAIFEDAYPQLLLYENWKLTGRHSFHLLKKFNVSIFMRKLWADYLKTGNHPVLTTALIMNEQHLIQNKILSSPNLNMGIEKWKFFLQDRLEFTSILFPYGKQSPSSLAGLSVSHFEKVDRRIQLGKKLYRVLFHPNVYPTALSFSLHHPHTGSREDYWPHIYSSVKKRKHLFSPELRAVWENIHYDDPSSPDWFREQPIEVMSPLLTMTDPHHFSMTRKWKARTTILLKLKRD; encoded by the coding sequence TTGGGTTATTCACCGTTTCAAGTCATCTCAAACCTATTCAAACCGGGTAAACATACGAATATGTCCCCCCTTCTTGATGTTCAGGCGGTTTACAGGCTTTACCGTGAAATGAAGCAGGAACCGGTCCCTGATGTCTATTTTCCTGAAGAACAAGCGTTGTTCAAGCAAATTTTCATCAAAGTGAAAAAAGCTAATGTCAATAACCTGACAAGAACTTCTTCCTATCTTGATATATTCAAAAAACACCCTGAACTGCACTGGTCCTTTCTTGCCCACATGGTATCGAGAAATGCCGGTTATCATATGACAGATATCCAGAACGATCTGCTCTCACATGTAATGAGTCACACCGAACAACAATCTCTATTCGAGTTCCTGGAACGATGTAATGCAGCGATCTTCGAAGACGCGTATCCTCAACTATTACTTTATGAAAACTGGAAATTAACCGGCCGCCACTCCTTTCACCTCCTGAAAAAGTTCAACGTTTCAATATTCATGCGGAAGCTATGGGCAGATTATCTCAAGACGGGGAATCACCCTGTGTTGACCACCGCACTCATTATGAATGAGCAGCACCTGATTCAAAACAAGATATTATCCAGTCCAAATCTAAATATGGGAATTGAAAAGTGGAAGTTTTTCCTGCAGGACCGGCTTGAATTCACTTCCATCCTCTTCCCTTATGGCAAGCAGTCCCCATCCTCCCTGGCAGGCCTTTCCGTTTCCCACTTTGAGAAAGTGGATCGCAGAATTCAATTAGGCAAGAAATTATATAGAGTATTATTCCATCCGAATGTTTACCCCACTGCACTATCTTTCTCACTTCACCATCCTCATACGGGATCCAGGGAAGATTATTGGCCGCATATTTACTCAAGTGTGAAGAAAAGAAAGCATTTATTCAGCCCCGAGCTAAGAGCTGTCTGGGAAAATATTCATTATGACGATCCTTCGTCGCCGGATTGGTTTAGAGAGCAGCCGATTGAGGTGATGTCTCCCCTTTTGACGATGACTGACCCTCACCATTTCTCTATGACCCGTAAATGGAAAGCAAGAACGACTATTCTTTTGAAACTAAAAAGGGATTGA
- the ablA gene encoding lysine 2,3-aminomutase, translated as MKMNLYKPKRDWKDIELWKDVTDEQWNDWLWQLTNTIRTLDDLKKVVNLTPEEEEGVKISTKTIPLNITPYYAWLMNEDDPRCPIRMQSVPIGQEIHKTKYDLEDPLHEDEDSPVPGLTHRYPDRVLFLVTNQCSMYCRYCTRRRFSGQIGMGVPKKQLDAAIEYIRETPSVRDVLLSGGDGLLINDQILEYILKNLRDIPHVEIIRIGTRAPVVFPQRITENLCNILKKYHPVWLNTHFNTSIEITEESKKACEMLVNAGVPVGNQAVILAGINDSVPIMKKLMHDLVKIRVRPYYIYQCDLSEGIGHFRAPVSKGLEIIEGLRGHTSGYAVPTFVLDAPGGGGKISLQPNYLISQSASKVVVRNFEGVISTYPEPEEYVAGRADEYFKEVYHDEEINEPTIGIAGLMNQTHSSLTPAGLKRLERRKEYQENPDHNSLKDFRGKRDQLKEKKHKAMLSKMNQDKNDDKEETING; from the coding sequence ATGAAAATGAATCTCTATAAACCAAAAAGGGATTGGAAGGATATTGAGCTTTGGAAAGATGTCACGGATGAACAATGGAATGACTGGTTATGGCAGCTGACAAACACAATCAGAACCCTTGATGACTTAAAGAAAGTGGTGAACCTGACGCCGGAGGAAGAAGAAGGGGTCAAAATTTCAACCAAGACCATTCCGTTGAATATCACTCCTTACTATGCATGGCTGATGAATGAGGATGACCCCCGCTGCCCGATCCGGATGCAATCCGTTCCGATTGGCCAGGAGATCCATAAAACAAAGTATGACCTGGAAGATCCTTTGCATGAAGATGAGGATTCACCGGTACCGGGGTTAACGCACAGATACCCGGACAGGGTGTTATTCCTCGTCACCAATCAATGTTCCATGTACTGCAGATACTGTACGAGAAGGAGGTTTTCCGGGCAGATCGGAATGGGTGTCCCGAAGAAGCAGCTTGACGCGGCCATTGAATATATTAGGGAAACGCCGAGCGTAAGGGACGTCCTGCTCTCAGGCGGGGATGGTCTCTTGATCAATGATCAAATATTAGAGTATATTTTAAAGAACCTGAGGGACATCCCCCATGTCGAGATCATCCGGATCGGAACGAGGGCTCCTGTCGTGTTTCCACAACGGATCACTGAAAACCTGTGTAATATATTAAAGAAATACCATCCGGTTTGGTTAAATACTCACTTCAATACATCCATTGAAATTACGGAAGAGTCCAAAAAGGCATGTGAGATGCTTGTGAATGCAGGGGTTCCTGTAGGGAATCAAGCTGTGATCCTGGCTGGCATCAATGACAGCGTTCCAATCATGAAGAAACTTATGCACGATCTGGTTAAAATTCGCGTGCGCCCGTATTATATTTATCAATGTGACCTATCGGAGGGAATCGGTCATTTCAGGGCACCTGTCAGCAAAGGGCTTGAAATCATTGAAGGATTGAGGGGACACACATCGGGTTACGCCGTACCGACCTTCGTGTTGGATGCTCCCGGAGGCGGAGGGAAAATATCCCTGCAACCGAATTACCTGATATCCCAAAGTGCTTCGAAAGTGGTCGTAAGGAATTTCGAAGGCGTCATTTCCACCTATCCGGAACCGGAGGAATACGTAGCAGGAAGGGCGGATGAATACTTTAAAGAAGTTTATCATGATGAAGAAATCAATGAACCTACCATAGGGATCGCTGGATTGATGAATCAGACACATTCCTCTCTTACGCCTGCAGGTCTCAAGCGTTTGGAACGTCGCAAGGAATATCAGGAGAACCCGGATCATAACTCTCTCAAGGACTTCAGGGGAAAAAGGGATCAGCTGAAGGAAAAGAAGCATAAAGCGATGCTTTCAAAAATGAATCAGGACAAAAATGATGATAAGGAAGAAACCATCAATGGCTGA
- a CDS encoding YodL domain-containing protein — MPLLEKIIRPKLLRSTYDVTIFQTPNYGEDKGYEKVYRISVEANNHEEALYQTFRTFNVPDLVPKDYQGRYIATRDIVFIDEGRRGHHYYRLQPNGWKRVNRIVIH, encoded by the coding sequence ATGCCTTTACTTGAAAAAATCATACGTCCAAAGCTCTTGAGATCGACCTATGACGTGACTATTTTCCAAACCCCTAATTATGGGGAGGATAAAGGTTACGAAAAGGTTTATCGTATCTCGGTTGAAGCAAATAATCATGAAGAAGCCCTGTATCAGACATTCAGAACGTTTAATGTACCAGACTTGGTTCCAAAGGATTATCAAGGCAGATATATTGCTACACGAGACATCGTTTTCATTGATGAAGGACGGAGGGGCCATCATTATTATCGGCTGCAGCCAAATGGCTGGAAGCGGGTGAACCGGATCGTCATTCATTAG
- the deoD gene encoding purine-nucleoside phosphorylase, protein MSIHINAKENEIAETVLLPGDPLRAKYIAETFLEDVTCYNEVRNMFGYTGTYKGKRISVQGTGMGVPSISIYINELMQSYNVQNLIRVGTCGAIQKDVKVRDVILAMTSSTDSQMNKLTFNGIDYSPTANFDLLKRAYDAGVEKGLNLKVGNVFTADMFYNDNAEHEKWAQYGILAIEMETSALYTLAAKYGRNALSVLTVSDHILTGEETSSEERQTTFNEMIEVALEAAIQD, encoded by the coding sequence GTGAGTATACATATCAATGCAAAAGAAAACGAAATTGCAGAAACAGTTCTTTTACCTGGGGATCCACTTAGAGCGAAGTATATTGCAGAAACGTTCTTAGAAGATGTAACATGCTACAACGAAGTCCGAAATATGTTTGGATACACGGGAACGTACAAAGGAAAAAGAATTTCGGTGCAGGGAACTGGCATGGGTGTTCCGTCGATTTCAATTTATATCAATGAATTGATGCAAAGTTATAACGTTCAGAACCTGATTCGTGTCGGTACATGTGGAGCCATTCAAAAGGACGTCAAAGTACGTGACGTCATCCTGGCCATGACATCGTCCACTGATTCTCAAATGAATAAACTAACGTTCAACGGGATCGATTATTCTCCTACGGCGAACTTCGATCTTTTAAAACGGGCATACGATGCAGGGGTAGAAAAAGGACTTAATCTGAAAGTCGGAAACGTATTCACAGCCGATATGTTCTACAATGACAATGCGGAGCATGAAAAGTGGGCTCAATATGGTATCCTGGCCATTGAGATGGAAACGTCCGCCCTTTACACATTGGCAGCCAAATATGGTCGAAATGCCCTTTCGGTTCTGACTGTAAGCGACCATATCCTGACAGGGGAAGAAACTTCTTCAGAAGAGCGTCAGACGACTTTCAATGAAATGATTGAAGTGGCTTTAGAAGCGGCCATTCAAGATTAA
- a CDS encoding YokU family protein, with protein sequence MAENTVKLCEWCEENTAHAHQSSVYWELPDGSRAVQIANVPGLSCSHCGMEYQEESIINEIEDQLMLIDTRLIDKVISYKELMALPRLLKKNYFRF encoded by the coding sequence ATGGCTGAAAATACGGTGAAACTGTGCGAATGGTGTGAAGAGAACACGGCTCATGCTCATCAATCAAGTGTGTATTGGGAGTTGCCCGATGGCTCACGGGCGGTCCAGATTGCGAATGTCCCGGGCCTTTCCTGCAGTCATTGCGGAATGGAATATCAAGAGGAATCTATCATCAATGAAATCGAGGACCAGCTGATGCTGATCGATACGAGGTTAATTGATAAGGTGATTTCTTATAAAGAGTTAATGGCCCTTCCCCGCTTACTTAAGAAGAATTATTTTCGATTTTAG
- the ablB gene encoding putative beta-lysine N-acetyltransferase, with protein MQTYEYIQQPKVEATIYKDDYNRRLRVDEFRGNAGRLLELMVNIAETHQFEKFIVKAKSNQVAHLMEKGFIVEGGVNGYFRGDSAFFMSKFLTDDRRNSSFWRKEDDILQAVQQLNSKTMEGSGLISVATGGHAEKLADLYQEVFTLYPVPLQDPDYIKESMKNGTIFVYIEEDGRIISAASAEISANNKNAELTDCATRSSHRKGGYMKHLLTKLEDELVKQNIFCAYTIARALSFGMNAAFHQLGYRYGGRLANNCIIFDKMEDMNIWEKDLSER; from the coding sequence ATGCAAACATATGAATATATACAACAACCAAAAGTGGAAGCGACCATTTATAAAGATGATTATAATCGTAGACTCCGGGTGGATGAATTCAGGGGGAATGCAGGAAGGCTATTGGAGCTCATGGTGAATATAGCTGAGACCCATCAGTTCGAAAAGTTCATTGTGAAGGCAAAGTCAAATCAGGTTGCCCACCTGATGGAAAAGGGATTTATTGTAGAGGGGGGAGTAAACGGTTACTTTAGGGGAGACAGTGCTTTCTTTATGAGTAAATTTCTGACGGATGATCGAAGGAATAGTTCTTTTTGGAGAAAAGAGGATGACATTCTTCAAGCGGTTCAACAGCTGAATAGTAAAACCATGGAAGGGTCAGGATTGATATCTGTAGCCACCGGGGGGCACGCAGAGAAATTAGCAGATCTCTATCAAGAAGTGTTCACGCTATATCCTGTACCATTACAAGATCCCGATTATATAAAAGAATCCATGAAAAATGGGACAATCTTTGTATATATCGAGGAGGATGGAAGGATCATCAGCGCCGCTTCTGCTGAAATATCTGCAAACAACAAGAATGCTGAACTAACGGATTGTGCTACGAGATCTTCTCATCGTAAAGGCGGGTATATGAAGCATCTGCTGACGAAGCTTGAGGATGAATTAGTGAAACAGAACATTTTTTGCGCTTATACGATTGCCAGGGCACTTTCATTTGGGATGAATGCTGCATTCCACCAGCTTGGGTACAGATATGGTGGGAGACTTGCGAATAACTGCATCATCTTTGACAAAATGGAAGATATGAACATTTGGGAGAAGGATTTAAGTGAAAGGTAG
- a CDS encoding YozD family protein, with amino-acid sequence MREIEVFIDTEEIAEFFMKELIQRGYAPSEDELEEIADITFEYLIAKCIIDEEWEDEV; translated from the coding sequence ATGCGGGAGATAGAAGTCTTTATCGACACCGAGGAAATTGCTGAGTTCTTTATGAAAGAACTGATCCAAAGAGGATATGCACCATCAGAAGATGAGCTGGAAGAAATAGCGGACATCACATTCGAGTATCTGATTGCCAAATGTATCATTGATGAAGAATGGGAAGATGAGGTTTAG
- a CDS encoding 3-oxoacid CoA-transferase subunit B, whose translation MGLGNELKDKMAKRAALEVKENMMVNLGIGIPSLVPNHLPQGFPVIFQSENGIIGIGPAPLEGHEDENLCNAGGFPVSLMEGGCYTDSSIAFAMIRRGKIDLTILGSLQVSEKGDLANWIIPGKKVPGMGGATELASKAKKVIVLMTHLDKNGGSKIVRECTLPLTARRCVSMIITDRAVFSLEEEHLILREIFNPYTLKDIEESTEARYIISPDIKFIG comes from the coding sequence ATGGGCCTGGGAAACGAATTGAAGGATAAAATGGCAAAACGTGCAGCGCTTGAGGTGAAAGAAAATATGATGGTGAATCTCGGGATCGGGATTCCCTCCCTCGTCCCAAATCACCTTCCTCAAGGATTTCCGGTCATATTTCAGTCTGAAAATGGAATCATCGGCATCGGTCCTGCACCCTTGGAAGGTCATGAAGATGAAAATCTGTGCAATGCCGGGGGATTCCCGGTTTCGTTGATGGAGGGGGGATGTTATACAGACAGCTCCATCGCTTTCGCCATGATCCGCCGGGGCAAGATCGACCTGACGATACTTGGCTCCCTGCAGGTCAGTGAAAAGGGGGATCTTGCCAATTGGATCATACCGGGCAAAAAGGTACCGGGGATGGGAGGGGCAACGGAACTCGCCTCCAAAGCAAAGAAAGTCATTGTACTCATGACCCACTTAGATAAAAATGGCGGCAGCAAGATTGTAAGGGAATGCACCCTTCCATTAACGGCCAGGCGCTGTGTTTCGATGATCATCACTGACCGTGCCGTATTCTCACTGGAAGAGGAACATTTAATCCTGCGTGAGATATTCAATCCTTATACATTGAAGGATATAGAGGAGTCGACAGAAGCCCGTTACATTATAAGCCCTGATATCAAGTTTATAGGATAG
- a CDS encoding YitT family protein: MRVFSIIIIGSIFVGIGINLFFVPHHFLDGGMIGIGLIAHYWLGVKPGLTIILLSIPLYLLAFFKDRILFYNSIHGLWLSSLMIDYFYHWHTLLHLPPLLSAFLGGAFVGIGIGLMLRGNSATGGSDLLAQLIGKSFGWNVGKLIFAFDSIVLIAGFPIIGMGAFLYSLLAVSTVGFFTTILTHYNGEDGFSFR, encoded by the coding sequence ATGAGAGTGTTCAGTATAATCATCATTGGCAGTATTTTCGTCGGTATAGGCATCAATCTATTTTTCGTCCCCCATCATTTTCTCGATGGGGGCATGATCGGGATCGGTTTGATTGCCCACTATTGGCTCGGTGTGAAACCAGGTCTTACCATCATCCTTCTGAGTATCCCCCTTTATCTGCTTGCATTCTTTAAAGATCGAATCCTTTTTTATAACAGTATACACGGGCTATGGTTGTCCTCTTTAATGATCGATTATTTTTATCATTGGCATACCCTCTTACATCTTCCGCCACTATTAAGTGCTTTTTTGGGCGGTGCTTTTGTCGGGATCGGAATCGGCCTCATGTTGAGGGGGAATTCTGCTACGGGTGGATCTGACTTATTGGCACAATTAATTGGAAAGAGTTTTGGATGGAATGTCGGTAAGTTGATCTTCGCCTTTGATAGCATCGTCCTTATAGCAGGATTCCCCATTATTGGGATGGGAGCATTTTTATATTCTTTGTTAGCTGTAAGCACGGTGGGGTTTTTTACGACGATTTTGACGCATTATAATGGGGAAGATGGATTTTCCTTTCGCTAA
- a CDS encoding sporulation protein, whose protein sequence is MSFFNKVFASIGIGAATVDTKLEKSSYVAGETVNGVVEITGGSTEQSIDAIYLTLFTTYIRESDDKKYTDYAPIQKVQISNPFSVLENEKKEFPFTFTLPFETPITYGNTRVWVATGVDIKNAVDPKDKDYIEIVPNQLTNAVLTSVQELGFRIRTVECEEAPKRFRGRYPFIQEFEFVPVNGPYQRKLDELEVMFLNQTEDRVELLLEVDRRARGLGGFLAEALEMDESMVRLTISSSDVPRLGVKLQQAIDKFA, encoded by the coding sequence ATGTCATTTTTTAATAAAGTATTTGCTTCAATCGGTATTGGAGCAGCCACAGTGGATACGAAATTGGAGAAATCGAGCTACGTTGCAGGGGAGACGGTAAACGGGGTGGTGGAAATTACGGGAGGAAGTACGGAGCAGAGTATCGATGCCATCTATCTAACCCTTTTCACTACATATATCCGTGAATCGGATGACAAGAAATATACAGATTACGCCCCGATTCAGAAGGTGCAAATATCCAATCCATTCTCCGTTTTGGAAAATGAAAAAAAAGAATTTCCCTTTACCTTCACCCTTCCCTTCGAAACCCCGATCACATATGGGAACACGAGGGTATGGGTAGCCACAGGGGTCGATATCAAAAATGCAGTGGATCCAAAAGACAAAGACTATATTGAAATCGTGCCGAATCAGTTGACGAATGCCGTCCTGACTTCTGTACAGGAACTCGGCTTCAGAATTCGAACAGTGGAATGTGAAGAGGCGCCGAAACGTTTCAGAGGGAGATATCCTTTTATTCAGGAGTTTGAGTTTGTACCGGTAAATGGACCATATCAGCGTAAATTGGATGAACTTGAAGTGATGTTCCTGAATCAAACGGAAGACCGGGTGGAACTGCTTCTGGAAGTGGACAGACGGGCGAGGGGACTGGGTGGGTTCCTGGCTGAGGCTCTCGAAATGGATGAATCCATGGTCAGACTGACCATAAGCTCTTCCGATGTTCCCCGTTTAGGAGTGAAACTTCAACAAGCCATCGACAAATTTGCGTGA
- a CDS encoding M15 family metallopeptidase: MKKIIFITAASLVLLSGCSQVEEWSDELFGQKQQETKEKEPKVQTPDNGQDEQALPEQQPAEEAVPKELQLESQYFNDVKVVDGKQVIQNPSNLLALVNKEYALDEYKPADLVRPNVPFVFGDQDLEKAHLRKEAADQLEKMFADAKAGGVFLTAISGYRSYEYQKMLLDREIAQFGEEKAVMAVAPPGQSEHQSGLAMDISSQSNQFQVNIEFADTKEGKWLAENAYKYGFILRYPEDKVSITQYQYEPWHFRYVGMEAAKVIHENDWTLEEYFKNVKKI, from the coding sequence ATGAAAAAGATCATCTTCATAACTGCTGCCTCCCTGGTTTTATTATCAGGTTGTTCGCAAGTGGAAGAGTGGTCAGACGAATTATTTGGCCAAAAGCAGCAAGAGACAAAGGAAAAGGAACCAAAGGTTCAAACGCCTGACAACGGGCAGGATGAACAAGCATTGCCGGAACAGCAGCCTGCCGAAGAAGCGGTTCCTAAAGAGCTGCAATTAGAGTCCCAATACTTCAATGACGTAAAAGTTGTGGACGGAAAGCAGGTTATTCAAAATCCCTCCAATTTATTAGCATTGGTAAATAAGGAATATGCTTTAGATGAATACAAACCTGCCGATCTGGTCCGACCAAACGTTCCATTCGTATTCGGGGATCAGGACCTTGAAAAAGCGCACCTCCGTAAAGAAGCGGCAGACCAGTTGGAAAAGATGTTCGCAGATGCCAAAGCGGGAGGGGTATTCCTGACAGCAATTTCAGGTTACCGTTCATACGAGTACCAAAAAATGCTCCTGGACAGGGAAATAGCCCAATTCGGTGAAGAAAAGGCGGTCATGGCCGTTGCGCCTCCGGGACAAAGTGAGCACCAATCAGGATTGGCTATGGATATTTCCAGTCAAAGTAACCAATTCCAAGTGAATATAGAATTCGCTGATACGAAAGAAGGAAAATGGCTGGCAGAGAACGCATATAAGTACGGGTTCATTCTTCGCTATCCCGAAGATAAGGTGTCCATTACACAGTATCAATATGAACCTTGGCACTTTAGATATGTCGGAATGGAAGCCGCTAAAGTAATTCATGAAAACGATTGGACACTTGAGGAATACTTTAAAAACGTAAAGAAAATCTAA